A single window of Archangium lipolyticum DNA harbors:
- a CDS encoding putative quinol monooxygenase, protein MSNSLLIVHVHVHVKPESVDAFREATLANARASVKEPGIARFDVIQDTEDPTRFVLVEVYKNPQAPAAHKETAHYLTWRDTVAPMMAEPRTSRKYVNRFPEDGEW, encoded by the coding sequence ATGTCCAACAGCCTGCTGATCGTCCACGTCCACGTGCACGTCAAGCCCGAGTCCGTGGACGCCTTCCGTGAAGCCACCCTGGCCAATGCACGCGCGAGCGTGAAGGAGCCGGGCATCGCCCGCTTCGATGTCATCCAGGACACCGAGGACCCGACACGGTTCGTGCTCGTCGAGGTCTACAAGAACCCCCAGGCGCCGGCCGCGCACAAGGAGACGGCCCACTATCTGACTTGGCGCGACACCGTGGCGCCCATGATGGCCGAGCCGCGCACGTCCCGGAAATACGTCAACCGCTTCCCCGAGGACGGGGAGTGGTGA
- a CDS encoding iron-containing alcohol dehydrogenase, producing MSVSGFEFATATRILFGAGRLAEAPREVKALGGTRVLVVTGRDSTRAGPLREGLGQLGLSSVTFAVGGEPTVELARDGAALAVSERCDAVVAFGGGSALDAGKAIAALAANGGDPLDYLEVVGRGLPLTKPSLPLVAIPTTAGTGSEVTRNAVLGVKDAQVKASLRSPLMLPRLALVDPDLLAGVPPAVLASSGLDALSQLIEPFLSARANPLSDALAREGMGRSARSLRRAVLEGPDAAAREDLALASLFGGLCLANAGLGAVHGFAAPVGGMFEAPHGAVCAALLPATLEVNLRALRARAPAHPALPRFQEVAVLLTGRAGARAEDGISWVRELCQSLRVPGLGHYGLMEADVPRLVTRAKAASSMKANPLPLTDEELTEIVVRSR from the coding sequence ATGAGCGTGAGCGGCTTCGAGTTCGCCACCGCCACGCGCATCCTCTTCGGAGCGGGCCGGCTGGCGGAGGCTCCGCGGGAAGTGAAGGCCCTGGGCGGAACCCGGGTGCTGGTGGTCACGGGCAGGGACTCCACGCGTGCCGGACCGCTGCGCGAGGGGCTCGGCCAGCTCGGACTCTCCAGCGTCACCTTCGCGGTGGGGGGTGAGCCCACCGTGGAGCTGGCACGGGACGGGGCGGCCCTCGCCGTGTCCGAGCGGTGTGACGCGGTGGTGGCGTTCGGCGGAGGCAGCGCGCTGGACGCGGGCAAGGCCATCGCCGCGCTGGCCGCCAACGGAGGAGACCCGCTCGACTACCTGGAGGTCGTGGGCCGGGGCCTGCCGCTGACGAAGCCCTCGCTGCCGCTGGTGGCCATTCCCACCACCGCGGGCACGGGCTCCGAGGTGACACGCAACGCGGTGCTGGGGGTGAAGGACGCCCAGGTGAAGGCGAGCCTGCGCAGCCCCCTCATGCTGCCCCGGCTGGCCCTCGTGGATCCGGACCTGCTCGCGGGTGTGCCTCCCGCAGTGCTCGCCTCCAGCGGACTGGACGCGCTCTCCCAGCTCATCGAGCCCTTCCTGTCGGCCCGGGCCAATCCGCTCTCCGACGCGCTCGCCCGCGAGGGAATGGGCCGCTCGGCCCGCTCGCTGCGGCGCGCGGTGTTGGAAGGCCCGGACGCGGCGGCGCGGGAGGACCTCGCCCTGGCGAGCCTCTTCGGGGGCCTGTGCCTGGCCAACGCGGGCCTGGGCGCGGTGCACGGCTTCGCGGCCCCGGTGGGAGGCATGTTCGAGGCGCCCCATGGCGCGGTCTGCGCGGCGCTGCTCCCCGCCACGCTGGAGGTCAACCTGCGCGCGCTGAGGGCCCGTGCTCCCGCGCACCCCGCGCTGCCACGCTTCCAGGAAGTGGCCGTCCTGCTCACCGGGCGGGCGGGGGCTCGGGCCGAGGACGGCATCTCCTGGGTGAGGGAGCTGTGCCAGTCGCTGCGCGTTCCAGGTCTGGGGCACTACGGCCTGATGGAGGCGGACGTCCCCAGGCTCGTGACCCGAGCGAAGGCAGCCAGCAGCATGAAGGCCAACCCCCTGCCCCTCACGGACGAGGAGCTCACGGAGATCGTCGTCCGCTCGCGGTGA
- a CDS encoding biosynthetic peptidoglycan transglycosylase: MSSSRRLSKKGLLVLLLLALLLAVGGAAGYAWLQGEDARARVLARVEPALESRLGPVHIGNDFHVGWTGTVSLGPVEIPGTRPEGPPVVRVSRVTVRIRRMALLRGHVEASRVELAGVTVEAGPDGQELRALVERVREARKDRRPAASSDPGTSRELPQVVLKNVHLAFEHQGRREWGPFAGRVRVEGTKEEPRLEATAELPGGGSAALTVVRAESGPSGTLRIRGVPAGPLLSLAELPLSVEGGTLEGELQADASRLTFSGAMTGLTVASPQLAPEPVGPFTFSAQGRVNWDVKSRKVVLESLRLTMGERRQAGVEVHGETTWVGEPRFWLRAELQPLSFEEALTALPPSLVPDVELARLEGQFRASLALSGPVYRRRDWAVQAKLELPPELKRAARTGPLAWVRESFDYRPLTAEGRGRELRIGPANPAYVPLAELPRPLVRAVLRSEDAAFWIHQGFDFESLRNIVLAPEDDKLRGGSTLTQQLAKNLFLSRERTYARKVKEALLTLGLEASVSKERLLEVYLNLIEWGPNVYGIGEAARHYFDKNARELSIREAAFLATIIPNPVRYHGYCSRGALSDTWMKVVGDLLTDMYEGGDISEAEYQEALAAPLPFACQARAEPTVD, encoded by the coding sequence ATGTCCTCCTCGCGCCGTTTGTCCAAGAAAGGGCTCCTCGTCCTCCTGCTGCTCGCGCTCCTGCTCGCCGTTGGCGGGGCCGCGGGGTATGCATGGCTGCAGGGCGAGGACGCACGCGCCCGGGTGCTGGCCCGGGTAGAACCCGCCCTGGAGTCCCGGTTGGGCCCGGTGCACATCGGGAACGACTTCCACGTCGGGTGGACGGGCACGGTGTCCCTGGGACCCGTGGAGATTCCGGGGACGCGGCCCGAGGGCCCTCCCGTGGTGCGCGTCTCGCGCGTCACCGTCCGCATCCGGCGGATGGCCCTGCTCAGGGGCCACGTCGAGGCGAGCCGGGTGGAGCTCGCGGGGGTGACGGTCGAGGCCGGTCCCGACGGGCAGGAGCTGCGGGCCCTCGTCGAACGGGTCCGCGAGGCCCGGAAGGACCGGCGCCCCGCCGCGTCCTCGGACCCGGGCACCTCCCGCGAGCTTCCCCAGGTGGTGCTGAAGAACGTGCACCTGGCCTTCGAGCACCAGGGCCGGAGGGAGTGGGGCCCGTTCGCGGGCCGGGTGCGGGTGGAGGGCACGAAGGAGGAGCCCCGGCTGGAGGCCACGGCCGAGCTGCCCGGAGGCGGGAGCGCGGCGTTGACCGTCGTGCGCGCGGAGTCGGGCCCCTCGGGGACGCTCCGGATACGAGGCGTGCCCGCGGGCCCCCTGCTGTCGCTCGCCGAGCTTCCCCTGAGCGTGGAAGGAGGCACGCTGGAGGGCGAGCTCCAGGCGGATGCCTCCCGCCTCACCTTCTCCGGGGCGATGACGGGCCTCACCGTGGCCAGTCCCCAGCTGGCCCCGGAGCCGGTGGGCCCCTTCACCTTCTCCGCCCAGGGCCGCGTGAACTGGGACGTGAAGAGCCGGAAGGTGGTGCTCGAGTCCCTGCGGCTGACGATGGGTGAGCGCCGTCAGGCGGGCGTCGAGGTGCACGGCGAGACCACCTGGGTGGGAGAGCCCCGCTTCTGGCTGCGGGCGGAGCTGCAACCGCTCTCCTTTGAAGAGGCGCTGACGGCGCTGCCTCCCTCCCTGGTGCCCGACGTCGAGCTGGCGCGGCTGGAGGGCCAGTTCCGGGCCTCGCTGGCGCTCTCCGGTCCGGTGTACCGGCGCCGCGACTGGGCGGTGCAGGCGAAGCTGGAGCTACCGCCGGAGCTGAAGCGCGCGGCCAGGACGGGACCGCTGGCCTGGGTGCGCGAGTCCTTCGACTACCGTCCGTTGACGGCCGAGGGGCGCGGACGGGAGCTGCGCATCGGCCCGGCCAATCCCGCCTACGTGCCCCTGGCCGAGCTGCCGCGTCCGCTGGTGCGCGCGGTGCTGCGCAGCGAGGACGCCGCCTTCTGGATCCACCAGGGCTTCGACTTCGAGTCGCTGCGGAACATCGTGCTGGCGCCCGAGGACGACAAGCTGCGCGGAGGCTCCACCCTCACCCAGCAGCTGGCGAAGAACCTCTTCCTGTCGCGGGAGAGGACGTACGCGCGCAAGGTGAAGGAAGCGCTCCTCACACTGGGGCTGGAGGCCTCGGTGTCGAAGGAGCGGCTGCTCGAGGTGTACCTCAACCTCATCGAGTGGGGCCCCAACGTCTACGGCATTGGAGAGGCGGCGCGGCACTACTTCGACAAGAACGCGCGCGAGCTGAGCATCCGCGAGGCCGCCTTTCTCGCCACCATCATCCCCAACCCGGTGCGCTACCACGGGTACTGCTCCCGGGGAGCGCTCTCGGACACCTGGATGAAGGTCGTGGGTGATCTGCTGACGGACATGTACGAGGGAGGCGACATCAGCGAGGCGGAGTATCAGGAGGCCCTCGCCGCGCCGCTCCCCTTCGCCTGCCAGGCCCGCGCCGAGCCCACGGTCGACTGA
- a CDS encoding polysaccharide deacetylase family protein has protein sequence MARRSPVRFFLVLVALTPSACAWIAPEEPEAALEVAENASAPEGLPACMTAPIVTNGSRHRMRVALTFDACTTRRNEYDERVIRTLLETGTPATLFIGGGWALANPGRLQELAQYPGFEFGNHTFSHPHMPEVRDDQKVLEELQRTQRIVYEQTGRIPRYFRPPFGEVDSRVAWLASRASLVTLNFDLPSGDPDGTITPKRLVDWVVKKATPGAIVVMHMNHKRFPTAQALPDVIKGLRRRGFELVTVGTLLEDTAWPTCKPSDEPVRPVVAEIIP, from the coding sequence ATGGCTCGTCGCTCTCCCGTGCGATTCTTCCTGGTGCTGGTGGCGCTCACGCCAAGCGCGTGCGCGTGGATTGCTCCCGAGGAGCCCGAGGCGGCCCTGGAGGTGGCGGAGAATGCGTCCGCGCCCGAGGGGCTTCCGGCCTGCATGACGGCGCCCATCGTGACGAACGGCAGCCGCCACCGGATGCGGGTCGCCCTCACCTTCGACGCCTGCACCACGCGCCGCAACGAGTACGACGAGCGCGTCATCCGCACGCTGCTGGAGACCGGCACGCCGGCCACCCTCTTCATCGGTGGCGGCTGGGCGCTGGCCAACCCGGGACGTCTCCAGGAGCTGGCGCAGTACCCGGGCTTCGAGTTCGGCAACCACACCTTCTCGCACCCTCACATGCCCGAGGTGAGGGATGACCAGAAGGTGTTGGAGGAGCTGCAGCGCACGCAGCGGATCGTCTACGAGCAGACCGGCCGCATCCCCAGGTACTTCCGCCCACCCTTCGGCGAGGTGGACAGCCGGGTCGCCTGGCTCGCGTCGCGGGCGTCGCTCGTCACCCTCAACTTCGACCTGCCCTCGGGAGACCCGGATGGGACCATCACCCCGAAGCGGCTGGTGGACTGGGTTGTGAAGAAGGCGACCCCCGGAGCCATCGTGGTGATGCACATGAACCACAAGCGCTTCCCCACCGCCCAGGCACTGCCGGACGTCATCAAGGGACTGCGCAGGCGCGGCTTCGAGCTGGTCACCGTGGGCACACTGCTCGAGGACACGGCCTGGCCCACGTGCAAGCCCTCCGACGAGCCGGTGCGTCCCGTGGTGGCGGAAATCATCCCCTGA
- a CDS encoding metallophosphoesterase, whose translation MGRLFFTALVNLGAYFVLRRLWPSIREGWRHQTFLALAGLSLLGLALPLVFGFGDHGVVPMVGLPLKLFSSGWLIAVGLVMLLGWPLALLLKRRAPAPASVAPVVQVTEGGAALVAAPPVDLERRSLLVGAGRALPLFAAATSSAGMVAGSSGFVLREVDVRLRGLPPALDGFRIGQITDVHIGTFIDTQYLRATVEAMNQAGVDLQVMTGDLIDDLSQLDETMAALEMCQARHGMLAILGNHEHWRGLPAVREAYAASARRGGPVRLLVDEAHVLEHAGHRVRVVGVDYPIGPRRSVSAKADRMRRSAEVAFRGTSPDELVLCLSHHPDFFPLAVERGARLTLSGHTHGGQVALLGMPLFRFAFDYMLGRYRRGEGQLYVSGGTGHWLPFRIGVPAEVTLVTLRAEA comes from the coding sequence ATGGGGAGACTCTTCTTCACCGCCCTCGTCAACCTTGGTGCCTACTTCGTCCTGCGCCGGCTGTGGCCGAGCATTCGTGAGGGGTGGCGTCATCAGACCTTCCTCGCGCTGGCGGGGCTGTCGCTTCTGGGCCTTGCCCTTCCGCTGGTGTTCGGGTTCGGCGATCACGGCGTGGTACCGATGGTGGGCCTGCCGCTGAAGCTCTTCAGCTCGGGCTGGCTCATCGCGGTGGGGTTGGTGATGCTCCTGGGGTGGCCTCTCGCGCTCCTGCTCAAGCGGCGTGCGCCGGCCCCCGCGAGCGTGGCTCCGGTGGTGCAGGTGACCGAGGGAGGGGCGGCGCTCGTGGCGGCGCCTCCGGTCGACCTGGAGCGGCGGAGTCTGCTCGTGGGCGCGGGGCGGGCGTTGCCGCTGTTCGCCGCGGCGACGAGCTCGGCGGGGATGGTGGCCGGCTCCTCCGGCTTCGTGCTCCGCGAGGTGGATGTGCGGCTGCGTGGCCTTCCCCCGGCGCTGGACGGCTTCCGGATCGGACAGATCACCGACGTCCACATCGGCACGTTCATCGACACCCAGTACCTGCGCGCCACCGTGGAGGCGATGAACCAGGCCGGGGTGGACCTCCAGGTGATGACGGGAGATCTGATCGATGATCTCTCGCAGCTCGACGAGACGATGGCCGCGCTCGAGATGTGCCAGGCGCGGCACGGGATGCTCGCCATCCTCGGCAACCACGAGCACTGGCGGGGCCTGCCCGCCGTCCGCGAGGCGTACGCGGCGAGCGCGCGCCGCGGCGGCCCGGTCCGCCTCCTGGTGGATGAGGCGCACGTGCTCGAGCATGCCGGGCACCGGGTGCGGGTGGTGGGCGTGGACTATCCCATCGGGCCGCGCCGCAGCGTGAGCGCGAAGGCGGATCGCATGCGGCGTTCGGCGGAGGTCGCCTTCCGGGGCACGTCTCCGGACGAGCTGGTGCTCTGCCTGTCGCACCACCCGGACTTCTTCCCGCTCGCGGTGGAGCGGGGCGCGCGGCTCACGCTCTCCGGCCACACGCATGGCGGGCAGGTGGCGCTCCTCGGCATGCCGCTGTTCCGGTTCGCCTTCGACTACATGCTGGGGCGCTACCGGCGCGGGGAGGGACAGCTCTACGTGTCGGGAGGCACGGGGCACTGGCTGCCGTTCCGCATCGGCGTGCCGGCCGAGGTGACCCTCGTCACGCTCCGCGCGGAGGCCTGA
- a CDS encoding GNAT family N-acetyltransferase, with the protein MPAVIRPATLEDLPALAAALAPLPLFKAYGLDATTLAARFRGALERGEGLLMATDESGPVGVCWFLTRGTFGTGAYLRTLAIREERHGSGLGAQLLAAYEAGCGDPPGGYFLLTSDFNEGAQRFYQRHGYRQVGQLPGFAVPGVSELVFWKPRVRG; encoded by the coding sequence ATGCCCGCAGTCATCCGTCCCGCCACCCTGGAGGACCTCCCGGCACTGGCCGCCGCGCTGGCGCCACTCCCGCTCTTCAAGGCCTATGGCCTGGATGCCACCACCCTGGCCGCCCGCTTCCGCGGCGCGCTCGAGCGCGGCGAGGGGCTGCTCATGGCCACCGACGAGAGCGGCCCGGTGGGCGTGTGCTGGTTCCTCACCCGGGGCACCTTCGGCACCGGCGCCTACCTGCGCACGCTCGCCATCCGGGAGGAGCGCCATGGCTCGGGTCTCGGCGCCCAGCTGCTCGCGGCCTACGAGGCCGGGTGTGGAGATCCGCCCGGCGGCTACTTCCTGCTCACCTCCGACTTCAATGAGGGCGCGCAGCGCTTCTACCAGCGGCACGGGTACCGTCAGGTGGGCCAGCTCCCGGGCTTCGCCGTCCCGGGCGTCAGCGAGCTCGTCTTCTGGAAGCCCCGCGTCAGGGGATGA
- a CDS encoding FIST signal transduction protein → MTVSIGVGVGDAADVKQAVQSAVEQARAQLGGAPARAAYITSTVDYDAARVHAAFREALEGVPLHGVTTSLGVLTSAGVRNDGLGAVAVMLVGGTPGTAFVAYSTEADGRRAGEAAARELLRQSGGKMPRVILFNASPGVEEAMLEGIASVCPDVPCQGGSAADHAIAGQWSVFTQKGVVQSGVSLLGLFGEVRIGTALSTPYSPTGVHARATGTEGRTLLTLDGQPAAQVLGRWMEGSIDDQVRSGGNILAQTALRPIAVRRNLDTRDHYVTVHPAHVHADRGTVDVFARIEPQDEVCLMTGTAEGLVGDVAHLIDMALAQGNLTARDVKGAALIFCAGCAGALGPRIDEGLRTFSRLLPGVPLLGLCTFGEQGYIPGLGNVHQDLSLSLTLFADARA, encoded by the coding sequence ATGACGGTCTCGATCGGAGTTGGAGTCGGAGACGCGGCGGATGTGAAGCAGGCCGTCCAGTCCGCGGTGGAGCAGGCACGCGCGCAGCTCGGAGGAGCACCCGCCCGGGCGGCCTACATCACCTCGACGGTGGACTACGACGCCGCGCGGGTGCACGCCGCCTTCCGGGAGGCCTTGGAGGGGGTGCCCCTGCACGGGGTGACCACGTCGCTGGGCGTGCTCACCTCGGCGGGCGTGCGCAACGACGGCCTCGGCGCGGTGGCGGTGATGCTGGTGGGGGGGACCCCGGGGACGGCCTTCGTGGCCTACTCCACGGAGGCGGACGGGCGCCGGGCCGGAGAAGCCGCGGCGCGGGAGCTGTTGCGCCAGTCCGGCGGGAAGATGCCGCGGGTCATCCTCTTCAACGCCTCACCCGGAGTGGAGGAGGCGATGCTGGAGGGCATCGCGAGCGTCTGTCCGGACGTGCCGTGCCAGGGCGGCAGCGCCGCGGACCATGCCATCGCCGGACAGTGGAGCGTCTTCACCCAGAAGGGAGTGGTTCAATCGGGTGTGTCCCTGCTGGGCCTCTTCGGCGAGGTGCGGATCGGAACGGCGCTGTCCACGCCCTACAGCCCCACGGGGGTGCACGCCCGGGCCACGGGGACGGAGGGCCGGACCCTGCTGACGCTGGATGGCCAACCGGCCGCGCAGGTACTGGGGCGCTGGATGGAGGGCTCCATCGACGATCAGGTGCGCTCGGGTGGCAACATCCTGGCGCAGACGGCGCTGCGGCCCATCGCCGTGCGCCGGAACCTGGACACGCGCGACCACTACGTGACGGTGCACCCGGCCCATGTCCACGCGGACCGGGGAACGGTGGACGTCTTCGCCCGCATCGAGCCCCAGGACGAGGTGTGTCTGATGACCGGCACCGCCGAGGGGCTGGTGGGAGACGTGGCCCACCTCATCGACATGGCGCTGGCGCAGGGCAACCTGACGGCGCGGGACGTGAAGGGCGCGGCGCTCATCTTCTGCGCGGGGTGCGCGGGCGCGCTGGGGCCTCGCATCGACGAGGGCCTGCGGACGTTCTCGCGGCTGCTGCCCGGCGTTCCCCTGCTGGGCCTGTGCACCTTCGGCGAGCAGGGCTACATCCCGGGCCTGGGCAACGTGCACCAGGATCTCTCCCTCAGCCTCACGCTGTTCGCCGACGCGCGAGCCTGA